The genomic interval TTGGTAACGCTCTGGAAATTTGGCTCCCAAACGCAAAGCGCCATACCCGCCCATCGAAAGCCCCGAGATAAACAATTTGGATTTTTCGCTGGTGCAATCGATGTTTTCTCTCACGGCATCAATCACATCTTCGACAATCCATTTTTCATAATGGGCATTGTTGTGCGGTAAATATGCCGAACCGTCTCCCCATAATCCATCCGAAGGCATCGCAATTACCATCGGTTTTATCAATCCTTCTTCCATCATTTTTAAAGCTGTAAAATGTACTCCTGCTTTGTGCGCCCAAATCCAAGCACTACCATACACCCCATGCATTAGCGTTACAATAGGAAGGTCTTTTAAATCTTCAAAAGGCGGTACAAAAACACAGATGTCACCTCGCCCATTCAGATTAGGGGTTTTAACCGTAATGAATCG from Flavobacterium sp. YJ01 carries:
- a CDS encoding alpha/beta hydrolase-fold protein, producing MSKFRTTEISNPEFESNNLRFITVKTPNLNGRGDICVFVPPFEDLKDLPIVTLMHGVYGSAWIWAHKAGVHFTALKMMEEGLIKPMVIAMPSDGLWGDGSAYLPHNNAHYEKWIVEDVIDAVRENIDCTSEKSKLFISGLSMGGYGALRLGAKFPERYQAITGHSSMTNKNQMHLFVEENESNFNQFDPINEDVLSLIIKNKKQLPPIRFDCGKEDLLIEYNRNLHKGLTDANINHQYQEFEGAHEWPYWQEHIKDSLLFFNGF